AATGTATGggtgcgattactgattttgtcaaaggtattctacctgaggataaccttgcaccgggttcatactacgaggttcagaaacttgttgccggtcttcaactaccgtacgaagtgatagatgtatgtattgacaactgcatgatctactggagagcggatgagacacggaatgtatgcaaatgttgtgggaaacctcgttatcaggagacgaggggaagagttccgatcccgttcaaagaatgtggtatttgcctttgacggaaagattgaagaggttgtatcagtgtgagcgcacagcaaaagcaatgagatggcatgcatagcattccacaaatgatgagattagacatccttcagatgcgaaggcttggaaacatttccagtcaacatatccagaatttgcggatgagaaaagaaatgtttatcttggattatctactgatggtttcagcccatttggaaagcatggaagacagtattctctatggccagttattgtgacaccgtacaacttacggccgagcttgtgcatgcgacgagagtttttgtttctctcaattctcgtccccgggccagatcatcttaaaagatcactagatgtgtttcttcaaccactaatatatgagttgcaacaactatgggcgcatggttttgagacatacgatgtttcgtgcaaagaaaactttcagatggcagtacttatgtggacaataagtgactttccagcatatggtatgttatctggatggacaacacatgggaggctatcgtgtccatattgtcaagatgacacagatgctttccaactaaagaacggaaggaaaacgtgttggtttgactgtcacagacgatttctaccacctgatcatccataccgcatgagtaagacttcgtttacaaagaacaagcaggtgtttgatggtccacctgaggaagttagtgggaaagatttgttgaagcaatttaggtattttgatgcagaaaggacgccagatgtaggtggacatgaaaacattcgagtcagtgcggttggagagctccctaactggcacaaaaagagtattttctgggatctgccatattgggagagtcatctattgcggcataatttagatgtcatgcatattgagaagaacttcttcgacaatctgatgaacacagtccttaacatccaaggtaaaacgaaggataatttgaagtcaatgttggatttagtcgatatctgtgatcgttctgaacttcacgttgatgagaacggtacggccccttttcccatttatcggcttgatggtgctagaaaagaagagttctttgattggattacagataaagtgaaattttctgacggatatgcatcaaatttggggaactgcgttgatagaaacgaaggaaagtttactggcttgaagagtcatgattgtcatgtaattatgcagcgcctcctttcgtttgctttttcagcattattgccacgtaatgttcatgaagcaattgcaggtatcttatatttttacaatttaatttatttttatatttaacaattatgcttataaaaacttaatacttatgaaaattatgtcttttatctatgtagggataAGTGTTTTCTTctgcgacttatgcagcagagtagtgactcaagagggtattaataatttgaagacaaacgcaccagtcagcatgtgcaaccttgagaagatatttcctccatcattctttgatgtaatggaacatcttgctattcatctcgcaagagaattggaacttggtggtcctgtgcagtacagatggatgtatatttttgagcgttatatgcatcatctgaagaagatggtcaaaaatcaaagcagggtggaaggatctatagtggcacaggtgatcaatgaagaaactgcaatctttgctgaaaattattttccaccagaagtgcatacaaaacaccgaagacctgctcggtaTGATGATAGAGgagagagagcaacatatcatgttactatctcaagcatgttcaaggaaataggacgacttagtgaaAAATTCACGAAgccggagacttacggacactgagcacgctcatttgcaaacatatttgctcaccaactgtgaagatgttctacaatatgagaggtaaaaatatttattcattttttgttagattaatattcaataaatttatttcatattgataatatttttgtatatagtgtatatatggcggagttgcatatgactcacaggcatgcaacagaagatgagcttcgacaacttagagataacagatttgctgcgtggcttcgtagttatgtgagtcatatatcatattaccctatgcaaatgagtagtttaaatttaatataaactaattaacttttcaatcatatatgtttttaatttataggtgaatgatggtttggctagaggtcttgtgttcgatgattggatacgcgaatttgtgcaggaaccaaactatgtggtcaaatcatatcctaaattttgtacgcgaggatatgcattcacaaggaaaggtcattctaagacaacatatgatgctggtgtttcatcttcttccggtgacgatgtctactacggcaacataaaagaaatattggaaatccaatttcctggaatggttggattgcgttgtgtagtattctattgtgattggtatgacaccaccccagatagaggagtgaagattgatgcgtttggtgttacatcagttcattcgcggcggaaacttcaatattatgatcccttcattcttggttcgcaagctgatcaggtatgtcaatctattcataattttttaccaatataattaattaatgttatatattttactaatacttgtataattgatatgtataggtgtgctacatcagttaccctcgggtgacgtacagagacgatccatgggttactgtaacgcaaatcaacccaagaggacgagtggatgaaacttctgatgatgatgaaccattgcaaccagagtctaccagcaacacccaggcagttgaagatttggaaaatgttcaactcgttgagaatttgactgtgtttggacatgatgctgttgtacattcggagccagaagccgaggttggggagtttgatgaagattcagaagattctgattagtttttttttattattattggtccgtcggaaatccctcgcaatataccgacgacatagcgacgaccaAGGGTTTCATTGAAGTTTGGAAatgtcgtcggtaattcgtcggaatataccgacgacattccgacgaactagacgacatgtgtttctaaaaaatttcaatcataaaaatctataaatttagatgccaaaactatgaaaataacacataataagtgtttagtatagtattagatcgcaaccgttcaaatataacaactcattaaaatatttatgtatgcatatcattgttttcataacatctcatctttacactcatatacttatacaatcatattcatataatcttacactacaaaaaatgttgttgtgtaaaatcgtgttataaaaacatttttattgttaaatctttatgcaaatactatatatatattatcaaagattcgGATTTTGCAATTAGAAACCTGTAATCAACaacctaaacactaagtcgtcggaattccgtcgaaaaaAGTCGTcagtatttcgtcggaatatactgacggacacacattccgacggaattccaatttgcccgggagaacccaaccgcgtgaaaattttcgcgaatcgccaattggtatatttttaattataccgacggaatactgacgaacTCGTGTCCGTCGGAAACGTTAGATATAAtaacccttcttcttccttcttcgttatttccgcctctctctctcaaacatCCTCTCTCTCACGgcgatttctctctctctcacggcgATTCCGGCCCTTCTCGACCTCCcatcaccggcgaatcctcttctcaccctcatatctcttccccaaaccccaaatcatgtaagaatcatcccaaaccttgttttatctcaattgtttagggttttggaagttagatctcggattttaggttgtttgattgaaaattttaggattgaatggatagtttaggatatataagttaggattgttgtttggattgttgttttagttttttttggaattatttgtttttttgttaaaattcaaaacgttttactatttttaaaacgttttttgatttttaaaaacgtttttcaagtttccagtaatttttaaaaacgtttttcaagtttttaaaaatatttaacaacatttttctatatttattaattttttataattttgtatacatatatatatatacatatatataaatcatgtataataaaaaattttaaattttttataatttcttataAGTTTCCAggaataaactatgtataataaaactttttaaaatttttttaaaatatttaacaacatttttctatatttataaattttttataattgtgtatacatatatatatatatatataaatcatgtataataaaaaattttaaaatttttataattttttataacttttcagtaataaactatgtataataaaatgtttaatagttttttttaaaacgtttataaaaccttttgtaaatatataaatgaaaacattaaaaatagaaatgatttgaaaagatttttgatgtattaattttttttttaggtccgaggatgaaccccgccccgcagcccgtcttcgacgtagttcggtgagcagttcccgtgcatcgggatcgtctcacgaacaaaactcggttcccgcatatattcccgctctagctcccgctccagctccTGCTCCAGCTCCTGCTGCCCCTtccgctgctgctcaacaggatccgggggtcatgccagttgaactattggttcaacaaccaggtcgagagcatctcccggttctccaacccaacccacgacgaggacatagcacttggttagtatttttttatttgtagcattatgttttttccattaattaacttgctaacttgtatttttttaaaaggttcaccaagtcgagaAATGACATTAgcaggagcatcaaccagatgatgtactccatgctccgttttggatattcaaagtggagtgtgatcccttccgacgaacgagagttgtggtttcgtcagtttgcggtagtaactcttcatttttttatagtatttacattttttaaaatatatttacttattaaattatgtttgttttgtagcaagagttcaactggcactccgatctcacggaatcagtccgtaagaaattcaacgaaaaggccatggactcttatacgaagcagataaacgcgtggaagacagtttggcagaagaataAGAGGCCaaggttcatcaacgggacggtgtgggagcagttgatagctcattgggagaaggaagaaactgcagagacgtcttctaggaactccaagaaccggaagagcgatcgtggcggaaAAGGtttgtatgtgcacaacctcggcgcttgctctatgtctactaaggaggatgaacttgtaacttttttattactatttatctttatattttttaaataaatattttatatattccttggctaataatggcggttttttagatcgaagcaaatgacggtaatcccgttgatcgtctccaactcattaaggtggctcacaatAACAAgaagacgggtcaaattcaggacctcgtgatcaaaggtgtcgttgatttggtggaagctgaaatagcatCTCaatctctgatgacggcgattttacgggagcttcaaccaacttgtctctattgcaaataaatgagatggttgaaaaggtaattttttttattaatatatattttttataatgtcgattactaacttgtccctatttactaactttaaatatttttgtaggcggttcctaaaaggaaaggaggccgtttagttgggttagcccgccgtgcttcttcgtatccggcatcttctttgcaagctccgtatgccgatcccatgattctcgaggagctacatgacaaagatgaacggattggggcattggaggagcagaacaccactatcctttctgagaatgccactatccgttcggagaatgccactatccgttcggagaatgccactatccttgctgagttggcatcccagaagaagttcaacaccgagataatgcagaagctagatcgtttgatgtcttcgagttcttagtttttttctgctttttaaaactttctgaatgtttttttttctatttcggtttgtatgaattttaaactttctgaatgttttttttctatttcggtttgtatgaatttaaattctataatattattagttttaaatttcagattttatttatttattaattaatttttaatataaaaaaataaataaaaatgcaaaattaattcgtttttaaaattgatatattccgacgaattctgggcgtcggaatataccgacggactatggttcgtcggaaaataccgacggagagGATTCCTCGaaaaataccgacgaaccattgtccgtcggtatattccgacgaaccattgtccatcggtattttccgaggaatccactccgtcggtatatagtttttccgatgaactctggtctcgtgtgtccacatcggaatatcgtcggaagttcgtcataatgacgtttctcggtattcgtcagaaagtcgtcggaaggtctgacgaaattccgccgaatattttttttccgacaaaaaGATACCGACGGAttggttcgtcagaaattcttcggaatcggtctattccgacgaatttctgacaaTTCtagccatcagaatccccctgttttcttgtagtgaacacGGGCATTTGGCTGAATTCACCACCAAATAATAAAAGTCCAATTTGTCAGTAAATATAGCCAATTTAGTGAACCATATtaaatttgtgtgttttttaCTTATCGTGTTTTATCTTCTGTTTTTTTCGCATTGATTATAATAGGTGTTTTATCATatactgtttttcttttttttaatatgttgtaAGAATCCAAAAATTCTAtaattgaagatttttttttcctaataaaATCATAAACTCCAGTTAAGCATAGTACAACAACAATTTACATATACGACATGTACACGGAAACTTTTACTTTGCATACCTTCTTTCTTTGGCTTCAAGCACATCAATTTCCTCATATGTTAGCAGATCAACCACTGGTTCATAAACATCCAATTCTTTCCTTTTACTGTCAAGATCATGGACAAATCAAGATCATGGACAAGATTTGTTTGAAAGGAATTTgtcattactttttaattttaatttggcATGTAAAATCAGAATCTTGTAGTTCAAAAATCTCATCCAATGATAAGCTAGTTGAACGTGTGACTAGCTGAAGAGAACTTAGTAAAAACCTCATATTCGATCACTCAAAATCTGACACAATTGTCTTGGAATGTAAGCATAAATGCTAAACTTATAGCTCGATTAATCATTCTATGACAAGTAAAAGAGCAAACAGGACAAATAAAGCAGAATGAACTTGAATAGATATTGTCTTCTATTACATGTCCTCATATCCAAGCCTTACTATGTATGTTATGTTACATTTGGGCTCTACACGGGCTTTCTTGTCAGCATATATTGGACTTGAAACAGGTTGTCATTAAAATTGCAAATCGGTGTAAATTGAAATCAACAAGAATGACGAGCCGGCACATCTCAAAGAGTGCCCCCCAACAACATTCGTGTTTTCTTCATGTCATGTACTGGTACACATCCGAAGGAACACGATTACAAACATGTGAAAATGTAATTTGacattattgttattatttttattgttcagaccaacaaaaaaaaaagaactctttGGACATTgtgatttatttatataaaaaacacTCAAAGgtgtcaaataaaaatatgcatcAATCATCCAAGTTCTTTAAGGCCTTTGTTGCTGATATGCAGCCAAAACTCTGTCCCGCATGAAAACTCTCACCAATGCCTAATTCTACCGAACAACGATCCAAGTCTTAACACCCCTCTGGTTTCGTGATCTTCAGTCTTCTCACGGTTTCAAGAAACATTCTGAACCAAAAACATTGAATAAAAGTtagatataaatatacaaaaagaaGTAAAATTATCACTATGTCAGATGGGAGACTCAAGATTCAAGATTCTTACTCCCATGGAATATCTCCGACCATCATCCAATCTCCATCTGTGTCTTGATATGTCAAAACATGGTGTTTTCTATCTCGATGATTACCGCCTGTTAGAAGCAAAGACAATGTTATATATGGGCATTCTTTAGTCCaatgtttgttttttcaagAAATATTTGTTCTTAATTACTTACAGATAATTGAAGTATTGAACATTTGAGACAGACTTTCTAATAGACTCTCGTAGCCTGAGAATGTGGAAAGATCGAGCTTTCTCCCAATGGGAACACCTTCCATATAAACCTTAACAAACAGACATGTGTCGTAATCGCGttgaagaagacgacgacgaaCCTTTAGTGTATCTCTTAAACGAGGTTTTATCGGGGGCCAATCTTGTTTTGTCGctctacaaacaaacaaacaatgtgaactaaaaaaaacagagcaaaaacaGAACAGATGAAAAACAGAGTTGTAAGGAGAAGAAGACCTTTGTGGAGAAGTAGAGGGAAATGTGAGGCTAAGGGAGAGATTAACAGAAGATTCAGAAGCTGAATGCTTAGTACTGTCGACAGAGGATGAGGAATAAGAGTTACAAATCTCCATTGACGAGACCTTGAAGTTGTAACCTCACACCTACAACTGTAGCTCCATGATTCTTCTATTCGCTCTTGAGAGTGCTCTtcatgtctctctctctttctatatATCTATCTGCTTAGTAAACAACAAGAGACTAGTAGGTGATGCGATTGCgtagattttattataatatataaagttaattaattttttatttaactttactataaataaatactagAAGCTACAGGGTTACCCATTTTAGCTATGAGCtttaaacattttctatatGTGAACACACATTGATTTTTGATAACAACTGTTATAGTTACCCGATTAGATACTGAATTCATATGTTTAGATCGTTGAAGCTTggtaatagtaaaaaatataagattatGGTTTTGATATTTGTTTACATGTAAGATTCGAAATTTCCATAAAAAAGGAGAAATCCAAGGGAGGTGTGTCCAGATGGTGTTGGAGATAAAATGTTAaggctttgattttaatttctcAACTGCTCAGATTCTTTAATTAGGAGAGATAAAGAGCCAAGAGACTTTTTTGTCTAGCCTTAAACAGAAACTGAGTATCACATCACTTTCACTTTCTTGCATCAATATTTAAGAACTGGGTCTAT
The window above is part of the Brassica napus cultivar Da-Ae chromosome C3, Da-Ae, whole genome shotgun sequence genome. Proteins encoded here:
- the LOC106386635 gene encoding auxin-responsive protein IAA31; translation: MEICNSYSSSSVDSTKHSASESSVNLSLSLTFPSTSPQRATKQDWPPIKPRLRDTLKVRRRLLQRDYDTCLFVKVYMEGVPIGRKLDLSTFSGYESLLESLSQMFNTSIICGNHRDRKHHVLTYQDTDGDWMMVGDIPWEMFLETVRRLKITKPEGC